From Macaca mulatta isolate MMU2019108-1 chromosome 1, T2T-MMU8v2.0, whole genome shotgun sequence, the proteins below share one genomic window:
- the MXRA8 gene encoding matrix remodeling-associated protein 8 isoform X10, translated as MALPSRILLWKLALLQSERSSVPAADGSSVVSESAVSWAAGARAVLRCQSPRMVWTQDRLHDRQRVLHWDLRGPGGGPARRLLDLYSAGEQRVYEARDRGRLELSASAFDDGNFSLLIRAVEETDAGLYTCNLHHHYCHLYESLAVRLEVTDGPPATPAYWDGEKEVLAVARGAPALLTCVNRGHMWTDRHVEEAQQVVHWDRQPPGVPHDRADRLLDLYASGERRAYGPLFLRDRVAVGADAFERGDFSLRIEPLEAADEGTYSCHLHHHYCGLHERRVFHLTVAEPHAEPPPRGSPGNGSSHSGAPDPTLARGHNVINVIVPESRAHFFQQLGYVLATLLLFILLLVTVLLAARRRRGGYEYSDQKSGKSKGKDVNLAEFAVAAGDQTLYRSEDIQLACSPPTDYKNNILKERAELAHSPLPAKYIDLDKGFRKEYCK; from the exons ATGGCGCTGCCATCCCGAATCCTGCTGTGGAAACTCGCGCTTCTGCAGAGTGAGC gGTCCTCAGTGCCCGCCGCCGATGGCAGCTCCGTGGTGTCCGAGTCCGCGGTGAGCTGGGCGGCGGGCGCCCGGGCGGTGCTGCGCTGCCAGAGCCCGCGCATGGTGTGGACCCAGGACCGGCTGCACGACCGCCAGCGCGTGCTCCACTGGGACCtgcgcggccccgggggcggccCTGCGCGGCGCCTGCTGGACTTGTACTCGGCGGGCGAGCAGCGCGTGTACGAGGCGCGGGACCGAGGTCGCCTGGAGCTCTCGGCGTCAGCCTTCGACGACGGCAACTTCTCGCTGCTCATCCGCG CGGTGGAGGAGACGGACGCGGGGCTGTACACCTGCAATCTGCACCACCACTACTGCCACCTCTACGAGAGCCTGGCCGTCCGCCTGGAGGTCACCGACGGCC CCCCGGCCACCCCCGCCTACTGGGACGGCGAGAAGGAGGTGTTGGCGGTGGCGCGCGGCGCGCCCGCGCTCCTGACTTGCGTGAACCGCGGGCACATGTGGACCGACCGGCACGTGGAGGAGGCGCAGCAGGTGGTGCACTGGGATCGGCAGCCGCCCGGGGTCCCGCACGACCGCGCGGACCGCCTGCTGGACCTGTACGCGTCGGGCGAGCGCCGCGCCTACGGGCCCCTTTTCCTGCGCGACCGCGTGGCCGTGGGCGCAGACGCCTTTGAGCGCGGTGACTTCTCGCTGCGCATCGAGCCGCTGGAGGCCGCCGACGAGGGCACCTACTCCTGCCACCTGCACCACCACTACTGCGGCCTGCACGAACGCCGCGTCTTCCACCTGACGGTCGCCGAACCCCACGCGGAGCCGCCCCCCCGGGGCTCTCCGGGCAACGGCTCCAGCCACAGCGGCGCCCCAG ACCCCACACTGGCTCGCGGCCACAACGTCATAAACGTCATCGTCCCCGAGAGCCGAGCCCACTTCTTCCAGCAGCTGGGCTACGTGCTGGCCACGCTGCTGCTCTTCATCCTGCTGCTGGTCACCGTCCTCCTGGCCGCCCGCAGGCGCCGCGGAG GCTACGAATACTCGGACCAGAAGTCGGGAAAGTCAAAGGG GAAGGATGTGAATTTGGCGGAGTTCGCTGTGGCTGCAGGGGACCAGACACTTTACAGGAGTGAGGACATTCAGCTAG CCTGCTCTCCTCCCACAGATTACAAAAACAACATCTTGAAGGAGAGGGCGGAGCTGGCCCACAGTCCCCTCCCTGCCAAGTACATCGACCTAGACAAAG GGTTCCGGAAGGAGTACTGCAAATAG
- the MXRA8 gene encoding matrix remodeling-associated protein 8 isoform X25, with translation MALPSRILLWKLALLQSSAVLLHSAVEETDAGLYTCNLHHHYCHLYESLAVRLEVTDGPPATPAYWDGEKEVLAVARGAPALLTCVNRGHMWTDRHVEEAQQVVHWDRQPPGVPHDRADRLLDLYASGERRAYGPLFLRDRVAVGADAFERGDFSLRIEPLEAADEGTYSCHLHHHYCGLHERRVFHLTVAEPHAEPPPRGSPGNGSSHSGAPGPDPTLARGHNVINVIVPESRAHFFQQLGYVLATLLLFILLLVTVLLAARRRRGGYEYSDQKSGKSKGKDVNLAEFAVAAGDQTLYRSEDIQLDYKNNILKERAELAHSPLPAKYIDLDKGFRKEYCK, from the exons ATGGCGCTGCCATCCCGAATCCTGCTGTGGAAACTCGCGCTTCTGCAGA GCTCTGCCGTCCTTCTGCACTCAG CGGTGGAGGAGACGGACGCGGGGCTGTACACCTGCAATCTGCACCACCACTACTGCCACCTCTACGAGAGCCTGGCCGTCCGCCTGGAGGTCACCGACGGCC CCCCGGCCACCCCCGCCTACTGGGACGGCGAGAAGGAGGTGTTGGCGGTGGCGCGCGGCGCGCCCGCGCTCCTGACTTGCGTGAACCGCGGGCACATGTGGACCGACCGGCACGTGGAGGAGGCGCAGCAGGTGGTGCACTGGGATCGGCAGCCGCCCGGGGTCCCGCACGACCGCGCGGACCGCCTGCTGGACCTGTACGCGTCGGGCGAGCGCCGCGCCTACGGGCCCCTTTTCCTGCGCGACCGCGTGGCCGTGGGCGCAGACGCCTTTGAGCGCGGTGACTTCTCGCTGCGCATCGAGCCGCTGGAGGCCGCCGACGAGGGCACCTACTCCTGCCACCTGCACCACCACTACTGCGGCCTGCACGAACGCCGCGTCTTCCACCTGACGGTCGCCGAACCCCACGCGGAGCCGCCCCCCCGGGGCTCTCCGGGCAACGGCTCCAGCCACAGCGGCGCCCCAGGTCCAG ACCCCACACTGGCTCGCGGCCACAACGTCATAAACGTCATCGTCCCCGAGAGCCGAGCCCACTTCTTCCAGCAGCTGGGCTACGTGCTGGCCACGCTGCTGCTCTTCATCCTGCTGCTGGTCACCGTCCTCCTGGCCGCCCGCAGGCGCCGCGGAG GCTACGAATACTCGGACCAGAAGTCGGGAAAGTCAAAGGG GAAGGATGTGAATTTGGCGGAGTTCGCTGTGGCTGCAGGGGACCAGACACTTTACAGGAGTGAGGACATTCAGCTAG ATTACAAAAACAACATCTTGAAGGAGAGGGCGGAGCTGGCCCACAGTCCCCTCCCTGCCAAGTACATCGACCTAGACAAAG GGTTCCGGAAGGAGTACTGCAAATAG
- the MXRA8 gene encoding matrix remodeling-associated protein 8 isoform X4 — MALPSRILLWKLALLQSSAVLLHSGSSVPAADGSSVVSESAVSWAAGARAVLRCQSPRMVWTQDRLHDRQRVLHWDLRGPGGGPARRLLDLYSAGEQRVYEARDRGRLELSASAFDDGNFSLLIRAVEETDAGLYTCNLHHHYCHLYESLAVRLEVTDGPPATPAYWDGEKEVLAVARGAPALLTCVNRGHMWTDRHVEEAQQVVHWDRQPPGVPHDRADRLLDLYASGERRAYGPLFLRDRVAVGADAFERGDFSLRIEPLEAADEGTYSCHLHHHYCGLHERRVFHLTVAEPHAEPPPRGSPGNGSSHSGAPGPDPTLARGHNVINVIVPESRAHFFQQLGYVLATLLLFILLLVTVLLAARRRRGGYEYSDQKSGKSKGKDVNLAEFAVAAGDQTLYRSEDIQLACSPPTDYKNNILKERAELAHSPLPAKYIDLDKGTW, encoded by the exons ATGGCGCTGCCATCCCGAATCCTGCTGTGGAAACTCGCGCTTCTGCAGA GCTCTGCCGTCCTTCTGCACTCAG gGTCCTCAGTGCCCGCCGCCGATGGCAGCTCCGTGGTGTCCGAGTCCGCGGTGAGCTGGGCGGCGGGCGCCCGGGCGGTGCTGCGCTGCCAGAGCCCGCGCATGGTGTGGACCCAGGACCGGCTGCACGACCGCCAGCGCGTGCTCCACTGGGACCtgcgcggccccgggggcggccCTGCGCGGCGCCTGCTGGACTTGTACTCGGCGGGCGAGCAGCGCGTGTACGAGGCGCGGGACCGAGGTCGCCTGGAGCTCTCGGCGTCAGCCTTCGACGACGGCAACTTCTCGCTGCTCATCCGCG CGGTGGAGGAGACGGACGCGGGGCTGTACACCTGCAATCTGCACCACCACTACTGCCACCTCTACGAGAGCCTGGCCGTCCGCCTGGAGGTCACCGACGGCC CCCCGGCCACCCCCGCCTACTGGGACGGCGAGAAGGAGGTGTTGGCGGTGGCGCGCGGCGCGCCCGCGCTCCTGACTTGCGTGAACCGCGGGCACATGTGGACCGACCGGCACGTGGAGGAGGCGCAGCAGGTGGTGCACTGGGATCGGCAGCCGCCCGGGGTCCCGCACGACCGCGCGGACCGCCTGCTGGACCTGTACGCGTCGGGCGAGCGCCGCGCCTACGGGCCCCTTTTCCTGCGCGACCGCGTGGCCGTGGGCGCAGACGCCTTTGAGCGCGGTGACTTCTCGCTGCGCATCGAGCCGCTGGAGGCCGCCGACGAGGGCACCTACTCCTGCCACCTGCACCACCACTACTGCGGCCTGCACGAACGCCGCGTCTTCCACCTGACGGTCGCCGAACCCCACGCGGAGCCGCCCCCCCGGGGCTCTCCGGGCAACGGCTCCAGCCACAGCGGCGCCCCAGGTCCAG ACCCCACACTGGCTCGCGGCCACAACGTCATAAACGTCATCGTCCCCGAGAGCCGAGCCCACTTCTTCCAGCAGCTGGGCTACGTGCTGGCCACGCTGCTGCTCTTCATCCTGCTGCTGGTCACCGTCCTCCTGGCCGCCCGCAGGCGCCGCGGAG GCTACGAATACTCGGACCAGAAGTCGGGAAAGTCAAAGGG GAAGGATGTGAATTTGGCGGAGTTCGCTGTGGCTGCAGGGGACCAGACACTTTACAGGAGTGAGGACATTCAGCTAG CCTGCTCTCCTCCCACAGATTACAAAAACAACATCTTGAAGGAGAGGGCGGAGCTGGCCCACAGTCCCCTCCCTGCCAAGTACATCGACCTAGACAAAG GGACCTGGTGA
- the MXRA8 gene encoding matrix remodeling-associated protein 8 isoform X5, with product MALPSRILLWKLALLQSSAVLLHSGSSVPAADGSSVVSESAVSWAAGARAVLRCQSPRMVWTQDRLHDRQRVLHWDLRGPGGGPARRLLDLYSAGEQRVYEARDRGRLELSASAFDDGNFSLLIRAVEETDAGLYTCNLHHHYCHLYESLAVRLEVTDGPPATPAYWDGEKEVLAVARGAPALLTCVNRGHMWTDRHVEEAQQVVHWDRQPPGVPHDRADRLLDLYASGERRAYGPLFLRDRVAVGADAFERGDFSLRIEPLEAADEGTYSCHLHHHYCGLHERRVFHLTVAEPHAEPPPRGSPGNGSSHSGAPGPDPTLARGHNVINVIVPESRAHFFQQLGYVLATLLLFILLLVTVLLAARRRRGGYEYSDQKSGKSKGKDVNLAEFAVAAGDQTLYRSEDIQLDYKNNILKERAELAHSPLPAKYIDLDKGFRKEYCK from the exons ATGGCGCTGCCATCCCGAATCCTGCTGTGGAAACTCGCGCTTCTGCAGA GCTCTGCCGTCCTTCTGCACTCAG gGTCCTCAGTGCCCGCCGCCGATGGCAGCTCCGTGGTGTCCGAGTCCGCGGTGAGCTGGGCGGCGGGCGCCCGGGCGGTGCTGCGCTGCCAGAGCCCGCGCATGGTGTGGACCCAGGACCGGCTGCACGACCGCCAGCGCGTGCTCCACTGGGACCtgcgcggccccgggggcggccCTGCGCGGCGCCTGCTGGACTTGTACTCGGCGGGCGAGCAGCGCGTGTACGAGGCGCGGGACCGAGGTCGCCTGGAGCTCTCGGCGTCAGCCTTCGACGACGGCAACTTCTCGCTGCTCATCCGCG CGGTGGAGGAGACGGACGCGGGGCTGTACACCTGCAATCTGCACCACCACTACTGCCACCTCTACGAGAGCCTGGCCGTCCGCCTGGAGGTCACCGACGGCC CCCCGGCCACCCCCGCCTACTGGGACGGCGAGAAGGAGGTGTTGGCGGTGGCGCGCGGCGCGCCCGCGCTCCTGACTTGCGTGAACCGCGGGCACATGTGGACCGACCGGCACGTGGAGGAGGCGCAGCAGGTGGTGCACTGGGATCGGCAGCCGCCCGGGGTCCCGCACGACCGCGCGGACCGCCTGCTGGACCTGTACGCGTCGGGCGAGCGCCGCGCCTACGGGCCCCTTTTCCTGCGCGACCGCGTGGCCGTGGGCGCAGACGCCTTTGAGCGCGGTGACTTCTCGCTGCGCATCGAGCCGCTGGAGGCCGCCGACGAGGGCACCTACTCCTGCCACCTGCACCACCACTACTGCGGCCTGCACGAACGCCGCGTCTTCCACCTGACGGTCGCCGAACCCCACGCGGAGCCGCCCCCCCGGGGCTCTCCGGGCAACGGCTCCAGCCACAGCGGCGCCCCAGGTCCAG ACCCCACACTGGCTCGCGGCCACAACGTCATAAACGTCATCGTCCCCGAGAGCCGAGCCCACTTCTTCCAGCAGCTGGGCTACGTGCTGGCCACGCTGCTGCTCTTCATCCTGCTGCTGGTCACCGTCCTCCTGGCCGCCCGCAGGCGCCGCGGAG GCTACGAATACTCGGACCAGAAGTCGGGAAAGTCAAAGGG GAAGGATGTGAATTTGGCGGAGTTCGCTGTGGCTGCAGGGGACCAGACACTTTACAGGAGTGAGGACATTCAGCTAG ATTACAAAAACAACATCTTGAAGGAGAGGGCGGAGCTGGCCCACAGTCCCCTCCCTGCCAAGTACATCGACCTAGACAAAG GGTTCCGGAAGGAGTACTGCAAATAG
- the MXRA8 gene encoding matrix remodeling-associated protein 8 isoform X12: protein MALPSRILLWKLALLQSSAVLLHSGSSVPAADGSSVVSESAVSWAAGARAVLRCQSPRMVWTQDRLHDRQRVLHWDLRGPGGGPARRLLDLYSAGEQRVYEARDRGRLELSASAFDDGNFSLLIRAVEETDAGLYTCNLHHHYCHLYESLAVRLEVTDGPPATPAYWDGEKEVLAVARGAPALLTCVNRGHMWTDRHVEEAQQVVHWDRQPPGVPHDRADRLLDLYASGERRAYGPLFLRDRVAVGADAFERGDFSLRIEPLEAADEGTYSCHLHHHYCGLHERRVFHLTVAEPHAEPPPRGSPGNGSSHSGAPGPDPTLARGHNVINVIVPESRAHFFQQLGYVLATLLLFILLLVTVLLAARRRRGGYEYSDQKSGKSKGKDVNLAEFAVAAGDQTLYRSEDIQLDYKNNILKERAELAHSPLPAKYIDLDKGTW from the exons ATGGCGCTGCCATCCCGAATCCTGCTGTGGAAACTCGCGCTTCTGCAGA GCTCTGCCGTCCTTCTGCACTCAG gGTCCTCAGTGCCCGCCGCCGATGGCAGCTCCGTGGTGTCCGAGTCCGCGGTGAGCTGGGCGGCGGGCGCCCGGGCGGTGCTGCGCTGCCAGAGCCCGCGCATGGTGTGGACCCAGGACCGGCTGCACGACCGCCAGCGCGTGCTCCACTGGGACCtgcgcggccccgggggcggccCTGCGCGGCGCCTGCTGGACTTGTACTCGGCGGGCGAGCAGCGCGTGTACGAGGCGCGGGACCGAGGTCGCCTGGAGCTCTCGGCGTCAGCCTTCGACGACGGCAACTTCTCGCTGCTCATCCGCG CGGTGGAGGAGACGGACGCGGGGCTGTACACCTGCAATCTGCACCACCACTACTGCCACCTCTACGAGAGCCTGGCCGTCCGCCTGGAGGTCACCGACGGCC CCCCGGCCACCCCCGCCTACTGGGACGGCGAGAAGGAGGTGTTGGCGGTGGCGCGCGGCGCGCCCGCGCTCCTGACTTGCGTGAACCGCGGGCACATGTGGACCGACCGGCACGTGGAGGAGGCGCAGCAGGTGGTGCACTGGGATCGGCAGCCGCCCGGGGTCCCGCACGACCGCGCGGACCGCCTGCTGGACCTGTACGCGTCGGGCGAGCGCCGCGCCTACGGGCCCCTTTTCCTGCGCGACCGCGTGGCCGTGGGCGCAGACGCCTTTGAGCGCGGTGACTTCTCGCTGCGCATCGAGCCGCTGGAGGCCGCCGACGAGGGCACCTACTCCTGCCACCTGCACCACCACTACTGCGGCCTGCACGAACGCCGCGTCTTCCACCTGACGGTCGCCGAACCCCACGCGGAGCCGCCCCCCCGGGGCTCTCCGGGCAACGGCTCCAGCCACAGCGGCGCCCCAGGTCCAG ACCCCACACTGGCTCGCGGCCACAACGTCATAAACGTCATCGTCCCCGAGAGCCGAGCCCACTTCTTCCAGCAGCTGGGCTACGTGCTGGCCACGCTGCTGCTCTTCATCCTGCTGCTGGTCACCGTCCTCCTGGCCGCCCGCAGGCGCCGCGGAG GCTACGAATACTCGGACCAGAAGTCGGGAAAGTCAAAGGG GAAGGATGTGAATTTGGCGGAGTTCGCTGTGGCTGCAGGGGACCAGACACTTTACAGGAGTGAGGACATTCAGCTAG ATTACAAAAACAACATCTTGAAGGAGAGGGCGGAGCTGGCCCACAGTCCCCTCCCTGCCAAGTACATCGACCTAGACAAAG GGACCTGGTGA
- the MXRA8 gene encoding matrix remodeling-associated protein 8 isoform X2, which translates to MALPSRILLWKLALLQSSAVLLHSGSSVPAADGSSVVSESAVSWAAGARAVLRCQSPRMVWTQDRLHDRQRVLHWDLRGPGGGPARRLLDLYSAGEQRVYEARDRGRLELSASAFDDGNFSLLIRAVEETDAGLYTCNLHHHYCHLYESLAVRLEVTDGPPATPAYWDGEKEVLAVARGAPALLTCVNRGHMWTDRHVEEAQQVVHWDRQPPGVPHDRADRLLDLYASGERRAYGPLFLRDRVAVGADAFERGDFSLRIEPLEAADEGTYSCHLHHHYCGLHERRVFHLTVAEPHAEPPPRGSPGNGSSHSGAPGPDPTLARGHNVINVIVPESRAHFFQQLGYVLATLLLFILLLVTVLLAARRRRGGYEYSDQKSGKSKGKDVNLAEFAVAAGDQTLYRSEDIQLACSPPTDYKNNILKERAELAHSPLPAKYIDLDKGFRKEYCK; encoded by the exons ATGGCGCTGCCATCCCGAATCCTGCTGTGGAAACTCGCGCTTCTGCAGA GCTCTGCCGTCCTTCTGCACTCAG gGTCCTCAGTGCCCGCCGCCGATGGCAGCTCCGTGGTGTCCGAGTCCGCGGTGAGCTGGGCGGCGGGCGCCCGGGCGGTGCTGCGCTGCCAGAGCCCGCGCATGGTGTGGACCCAGGACCGGCTGCACGACCGCCAGCGCGTGCTCCACTGGGACCtgcgcggccccgggggcggccCTGCGCGGCGCCTGCTGGACTTGTACTCGGCGGGCGAGCAGCGCGTGTACGAGGCGCGGGACCGAGGTCGCCTGGAGCTCTCGGCGTCAGCCTTCGACGACGGCAACTTCTCGCTGCTCATCCGCG CGGTGGAGGAGACGGACGCGGGGCTGTACACCTGCAATCTGCACCACCACTACTGCCACCTCTACGAGAGCCTGGCCGTCCGCCTGGAGGTCACCGACGGCC CCCCGGCCACCCCCGCCTACTGGGACGGCGAGAAGGAGGTGTTGGCGGTGGCGCGCGGCGCGCCCGCGCTCCTGACTTGCGTGAACCGCGGGCACATGTGGACCGACCGGCACGTGGAGGAGGCGCAGCAGGTGGTGCACTGGGATCGGCAGCCGCCCGGGGTCCCGCACGACCGCGCGGACCGCCTGCTGGACCTGTACGCGTCGGGCGAGCGCCGCGCCTACGGGCCCCTTTTCCTGCGCGACCGCGTGGCCGTGGGCGCAGACGCCTTTGAGCGCGGTGACTTCTCGCTGCGCATCGAGCCGCTGGAGGCCGCCGACGAGGGCACCTACTCCTGCCACCTGCACCACCACTACTGCGGCCTGCACGAACGCCGCGTCTTCCACCTGACGGTCGCCGAACCCCACGCGGAGCCGCCCCCCCGGGGCTCTCCGGGCAACGGCTCCAGCCACAGCGGCGCCCCAGGTCCAG ACCCCACACTGGCTCGCGGCCACAACGTCATAAACGTCATCGTCCCCGAGAGCCGAGCCCACTTCTTCCAGCAGCTGGGCTACGTGCTGGCCACGCTGCTGCTCTTCATCCTGCTGCTGGTCACCGTCCTCCTGGCCGCCCGCAGGCGCCGCGGAG GCTACGAATACTCGGACCAGAAGTCGGGAAAGTCAAAGGG GAAGGATGTGAATTTGGCGGAGTTCGCTGTGGCTGCAGGGGACCAGACACTTTACAGGAGTGAGGACATTCAGCTAG CCTGCTCTCCTCCCACAGATTACAAAAACAACATCTTGAAGGAGAGGGCGGAGCTGGCCCACAGTCCCCTCCCTGCCAAGTACATCGACCTAGACAAAG GGTTCCGGAAGGAGTACTGCAAATAG
- the MXRA8 gene encoding matrix remodeling-associated protein 8 isoform X1, with protein sequence MALPSRILLWKLALLQSSAVLLHSGSSVPAADGSSVVSESAVSWAAGARAVLRCQSPRMVWTQDRLHDRQRVLHWDLRGPGGGPARRLLDLYSAGEQRVYEARDRGRLELSASAFDDGNFSLLIRAVEETDAGLYTCNLHHHYCHLYESLAVRLEVTDGPPATPAYWDGEKEVLAVARGAPALLTCVNRGHMWTDRHVEEAQQVVHWDRQPPGVPHDRADRLLDLYASGERRAYGPLFLRDRVAVGADAFERGDFSLRIEPLEAADEGTYSCHLHHHYCGLHERRVFHLTVAEPHAEPPPRGSPGNGSSHSGAPGPDPTLARGHNVINVIVPESRAHFFQQLGYVLATLLLFILLLVTVLLAARRRRGGYEYSDQKSGKSKGKDVNLAEFAVAAGDQTLYRSEDIQLACSPPTDYKNNILKERAELAHSPLPAKYIDLDKDPPGLCPLGAGRHSWKTLPSEPGSPKTGVSLRAGVPLLLGCCPPSRAPQGSSAYHAGLQAPSVLPRDLVTW encoded by the exons ATGGCGCTGCCATCCCGAATCCTGCTGTGGAAACTCGCGCTTCTGCAGA GCTCTGCCGTCCTTCTGCACTCAG gGTCCTCAGTGCCCGCCGCCGATGGCAGCTCCGTGGTGTCCGAGTCCGCGGTGAGCTGGGCGGCGGGCGCCCGGGCGGTGCTGCGCTGCCAGAGCCCGCGCATGGTGTGGACCCAGGACCGGCTGCACGACCGCCAGCGCGTGCTCCACTGGGACCtgcgcggccccgggggcggccCTGCGCGGCGCCTGCTGGACTTGTACTCGGCGGGCGAGCAGCGCGTGTACGAGGCGCGGGACCGAGGTCGCCTGGAGCTCTCGGCGTCAGCCTTCGACGACGGCAACTTCTCGCTGCTCATCCGCG CGGTGGAGGAGACGGACGCGGGGCTGTACACCTGCAATCTGCACCACCACTACTGCCACCTCTACGAGAGCCTGGCCGTCCGCCTGGAGGTCACCGACGGCC CCCCGGCCACCCCCGCCTACTGGGACGGCGAGAAGGAGGTGTTGGCGGTGGCGCGCGGCGCGCCCGCGCTCCTGACTTGCGTGAACCGCGGGCACATGTGGACCGACCGGCACGTGGAGGAGGCGCAGCAGGTGGTGCACTGGGATCGGCAGCCGCCCGGGGTCCCGCACGACCGCGCGGACCGCCTGCTGGACCTGTACGCGTCGGGCGAGCGCCGCGCCTACGGGCCCCTTTTCCTGCGCGACCGCGTGGCCGTGGGCGCAGACGCCTTTGAGCGCGGTGACTTCTCGCTGCGCATCGAGCCGCTGGAGGCCGCCGACGAGGGCACCTACTCCTGCCACCTGCACCACCACTACTGCGGCCTGCACGAACGCCGCGTCTTCCACCTGACGGTCGCCGAACCCCACGCGGAGCCGCCCCCCCGGGGCTCTCCGGGCAACGGCTCCAGCCACAGCGGCGCCCCAGGTCCAG ACCCCACACTGGCTCGCGGCCACAACGTCATAAACGTCATCGTCCCCGAGAGCCGAGCCCACTTCTTCCAGCAGCTGGGCTACGTGCTGGCCACGCTGCTGCTCTTCATCCTGCTGCTGGTCACCGTCCTCCTGGCCGCCCGCAGGCGCCGCGGAG GCTACGAATACTCGGACCAGAAGTCGGGAAAGTCAAAGGG GAAGGATGTGAATTTGGCGGAGTTCGCTGTGGCTGCAGGGGACCAGACACTTTACAGGAGTGAGGACATTCAGCTAG CCTGCTCTCCTCCCACAGATTACAAAAACAACATCTTGAAGGAGAGGGCGGAGCTGGCCCACAGTCCCCTCCCTGCCAAGTACATCGACCTAGACAAAG ACCCTCCTGGGCTCTGCCCACTGGGGGCTGGAAGACATTCCTGGAAGACACTCCCATCAGAACCTGGCAGCCCCAAAACTGGGGTCAGCCTCAGGGCAGGAGTCCCACTCCTCCTGGGGTGCTGCCCACCGTCGAGAGCTCCCCAGGGCTCCTCCGCGTACCATGCAGGACTCCAGGCACCATCTGTTCTCCCCAGGGACCTGGTGACTTGGTGA
- the MXRA8 gene encoding matrix remodeling-associated protein 8 isoform X9 — translation MALPSRILLWKLALLQSSAVLLHSGSSVPAADGSSVVSESAVSWAAGARAVLRCQSPRMVWTQDRLHDRQRVLHWDLRGPGGGPARRLLDLYSAGEQRVYEARDRGRLELSASAFDDGNFSLLIRAVEETDAGLYTCNLHHHYCHLYESLAVRLEVTDGPPATPAYWDGEKEVLAVARGAPALLTCVNRGHMWTDRHVEEAQQVVHWDRQPPGVPHDRADRLLDLYASGERRAYGPLFLRDRVAVGADAFERGDFSLRIEPLEAADEGTYSCHLHHHYCGLHERRVFHLTVAEPHAEPPPRGSPGNGSSHSGAPDPTLARGHNVINVIVPESRAHFFQQLGYVLATLLLFILLLVTVLLAARRRRGGYEYSDQKSGKSKGKDVNLAEFAVAAGDQTLYRSEDIQLDYKNNILKERAELAHSPLPAKYIDLDKGFRKEYCK, via the exons ATGGCGCTGCCATCCCGAATCCTGCTGTGGAAACTCGCGCTTCTGCAGA GCTCTGCCGTCCTTCTGCACTCAG gGTCCTCAGTGCCCGCCGCCGATGGCAGCTCCGTGGTGTCCGAGTCCGCGGTGAGCTGGGCGGCGGGCGCCCGGGCGGTGCTGCGCTGCCAGAGCCCGCGCATGGTGTGGACCCAGGACCGGCTGCACGACCGCCAGCGCGTGCTCCACTGGGACCtgcgcggccccgggggcggccCTGCGCGGCGCCTGCTGGACTTGTACTCGGCGGGCGAGCAGCGCGTGTACGAGGCGCGGGACCGAGGTCGCCTGGAGCTCTCGGCGTCAGCCTTCGACGACGGCAACTTCTCGCTGCTCATCCGCG CGGTGGAGGAGACGGACGCGGGGCTGTACACCTGCAATCTGCACCACCACTACTGCCACCTCTACGAGAGCCTGGCCGTCCGCCTGGAGGTCACCGACGGCC CCCCGGCCACCCCCGCCTACTGGGACGGCGAGAAGGAGGTGTTGGCGGTGGCGCGCGGCGCGCCCGCGCTCCTGACTTGCGTGAACCGCGGGCACATGTGGACCGACCGGCACGTGGAGGAGGCGCAGCAGGTGGTGCACTGGGATCGGCAGCCGCCCGGGGTCCCGCACGACCGCGCGGACCGCCTGCTGGACCTGTACGCGTCGGGCGAGCGCCGCGCCTACGGGCCCCTTTTCCTGCGCGACCGCGTGGCCGTGGGCGCAGACGCCTTTGAGCGCGGTGACTTCTCGCTGCGCATCGAGCCGCTGGAGGCCGCCGACGAGGGCACCTACTCCTGCCACCTGCACCACCACTACTGCGGCCTGCACGAACGCCGCGTCTTCCACCTGACGGTCGCCGAACCCCACGCGGAGCCGCCCCCCCGGGGCTCTCCGGGCAACGGCTCCAGCCACAGCGGCGCCCCAG ACCCCACACTGGCTCGCGGCCACAACGTCATAAACGTCATCGTCCCCGAGAGCCGAGCCCACTTCTTCCAGCAGCTGGGCTACGTGCTGGCCACGCTGCTGCTCTTCATCCTGCTGCTGGTCACCGTCCTCCTGGCCGCCCGCAGGCGCCGCGGAG GCTACGAATACTCGGACCAGAAGTCGGGAAAGTCAAAGGG GAAGGATGTGAATTTGGCGGAGTTCGCTGTGGCTGCAGGGGACCAGACACTTTACAGGAGTGAGGACATTCAGCTAG ATTACAAAAACAACATCTTGAAGGAGAGGGCGGAGCTGGCCCACAGTCCCCTCCCTGCCAAGTACATCGACCTAGACAAAG GGTTCCGGAAGGAGTACTGCAAATAG